A genomic region of candidate division TA06 bacterium contains the following coding sequences:
- a CDS encoding LapA family protein: MAAVYRLLFLIVVVSLMILAIAVGIQNGVEEVDLNLLMWSWNGIPLVVVMIECIAFGMFLTIVIGVPYEIRLWARLRAQRKQMRTLKGELDNMRNLPLSGLEEAVAEEPAKKEETEEETAE; encoded by the coding sequence ATGGCTGCGGTATACAGGCTTCTATTTCTGATCGTTGTGGTATCACTGATGATCCTGGCAATCGCGGTTGGGATTCAGAATGGAGTTGAAGAAGTGGATCTCAATCTCCTGATGTGGAGCTGGAATGGCATCCCTCTTGTCGTCGTCATGATTGAGTGTATAGCTTTCGGCATGTTCTTGACTATCGTCATCGGGGTTCCATACGAGATAAGACTGTGGGCCAGGTTGCGTGCACAGCGAAAACAAATGAGGACGCTAAAAGGGGAGCTTGACAATATGAGAAACCTGCCTTTGAGCGGCCTTGAGGAGGCTGTTGCGGAGGAACCGGCAAAGAAGGAAGAGACCGAGGAGGAGACCGCGGAGTGA